One Ananas comosus cultivar F153 linkage group 23, ASM154086v1, whole genome shotgun sequence genomic window carries:
- the LOC109728154 gene encoding LOW QUALITY PROTEIN: calcium-transporting ATPase 4, endoplasmic reticulum-type-like (The sequence of the model RefSeq protein was modified relative to this genomic sequence to represent the inferred CDS: inserted 2 bases in 1 codon) — MGKGGHDQGKRYNGAASGVAGASAAVFPAWARTVRECEAEFKVSASAGLSSDEXSLLLAQFGDTLVRILLAAAAVSFLLAWLGAADADHGASSFVEPLVIFLILVLNAAVGVWQESNAEKALAALKEIQSEHAAVRRDGGELVPSLPARELVPGDVVELRVGDKVPADMRVLYLISSTLRAEQASLTGESEAVNKTSRRVDAEDSDLQGKECMLFAGTTIANGSCVGLVTQTGMHTEIGKIHSQIHEASQGDDDTPLKKKLNEFGDALSTIIGLICALVWAINVRYFFTWEFVDGWPRRFTFSFDKCAYYFEIAVALAVAAIPEGLPAVITTCLALGTRKMAQNNALVRKLPSVETLGCTTVICSDKTGTLTTNQMSAVRLLAMGKETAQIRSFRVEGTTYDPADGRIHGWPAGDLDQNLRTVAKIAAVCNDASVSHSGNHFVASGMPTEAALKVLVEKMGLPSGSVSSSFKSSEMLKCCQWWNNVARRVATLEFDRTRKSMGVIVKSSSGRNSLLVKGAVENLLERSSYIQLLDGSVVELDESSKAVILEALHEMSTNALRCLGFAYKEDLLDFATYDGEDHPAHKLLLDPLNYSSIESNLIFVGLVGLRDPPREEVHKAIEDCKQAGIRVIVITGDNKATAEAICREIGVFSAEEDISTKSFTGRDFMSLPDKKSKLRQKGGLLFSRAEPKHKQEIVRLLKEDGEVVAMTGDGVNDAPALKLADIGIAMGIAGTEVAKEASDMVLADDNFSTIVAAVSEGRSIYNNMKAFIRYMISSNIGEVASIFLTAALGIPEGLIPVQLLWVNLVTDGPPATALGFNPPDGDIMKKPPRRSDDSLISAWVLFRYTVIGLYVGIATVGAFVIWYTHASFLGIDLSADGHTLVSYSQLSNWAQCPTWENFEVSPFTAGDRTFSFDSNPCDYFKSGKVKATTLSLSVLVAIEMFNSLNALSEDTSLLTMPPWVNPWLLLAMSVSFGLHFLILYIPFFAKVFGIVPLNFSEWLLVLVVAFPVVLIDEVLKFIGRRTGTSGIKSLSQKQKGD; from the exons ATGGGGAAAGGGGGGCACGACCAGGGGAAGAGGTACAACGGGGCAGCCTCGGGCGTCGCCGGAGCGTCGGCGGCGGTGTTTCCGGCGTGGGCGCGGACGGTGCGGGAGTGCGAGGCGGAGTTCAAGGTGTCGGCCTCGGCGGGGCTCTCCTCCGacga gtcgctcctcctcgcGCAGTTCGGCGACACCCTCGTCCGCAtcctcctcgccgccgccgccgtctccTTCCTCCTCGCCTGGCTcggcgccgccgacgccgaccaCGGCGCCTCCTCCTTTGTGGAGCCCCTCGTCATCTTCCTGATCCTCGTCCTCAACGCCGCCGTGGGGGTGTGGCAGGAGAGCAACGCCGAGAAGGCGCTCGCGGCCCTCAAGGAGATCCAGTCCGAGCACGCCGCCGTGCGCCGCGACGGCGGGGAGCTCGTCCCCAGCCTCCCCGCGAGGGAGCTCGTCCCCGGCGACGTCGTCGAGCTCCGCGTCGGCGACAAGGTCCCCGCCGACATGCGCGTCCTCTACCTCATCAGCTCCACCCTGCGCGCCGAGCAGGCCTCGCTCACCGGCGAGAGCGAGGCCGTGAACAAGACCAGCCGCAGGGTCGACGCCGAGGACTCCGACCTCCAGGGCAAGGAGTGCATGCTCTTCGCGGGCACCACGATCGCCAACGGGAGCTGCGTGGGGCTGGTCACCCAGACCGGGATGCACACGGAGATCGGCAAGATCCACTCCCAGATCCACGAGGCCTCCCAGGGCGACGACGACACCCCGCTCAAGAAGAAGCTCAACGAGTTCGGGGATGCGCTCTCCACCATCATCGGCCTCATCTGCGCCCTCGTCTGGGCCATCAACGTCCGCTACTTCTTCACCTGGGAGTTCGTCGACGGCTGGCCCCGCCGCTTCACCTTCTCCTTCGACAAGTGCGCCTACTACTTCGAGATCGCCGTCGcgctcgccgtcgccgccatcccCGAGGGCCTCCCCGCCGTCATCACCACCTGCCTCGCCCTCGGCACGCGCAAGATGGCGCAGAACAACGCGCTCGTCCGCAAGCTGCCCAGCGTCGAGACGCTCGGCTGCACCACCGTCATCTGCTCCGACAAGACCGGCACCCTCACCACCAACCAGATGTCCGCCGTGCGCCTGCTGGCCATGGGGAAGGAGACGGCGCAGATCAGGAGCTTCAGGGTCGAGGGCACCACGTACGATCCCGCCGATGGGAGGATACACGGCTGGCCCGCCGGCGACCTGGACCAGAACCTCCGCACCGTCGCGAAGATCGCCGCCGTTTGCAACGACGCCAGCGTCTCGCATTCGGGGAATCACTTCGTCGCCAGCGGGATGCCGACCGAGGCGGCACTGAAG GTTTTAGTTGAGAAAATGGGACTTCCGAGTGGTTCTGTTTCATCGTCTTTCAAGTCTtctgagatgctaa aATGCTGTCAATGGTGGAACAATGTTGCACGTCGGGTTGCAACTCTCGAGTTTGATCGTACGCGAAAATCAATGGGAGTCATTGTGAAATCAAGTTCAGGAAGGAATTCATTACTTGTAAAg GGTGCTGTGGAAAATTTGCTAGAGAGAAGTTCTTACATTCAGTTGCTCGATGGTTCCGTTGTGGAGTTGGATGAAAGCTCTAAAGCAGTTATTTTAGAAGCCCTTCATGAAATGTCAACCAATGCCCTGCGCTGCTTGGGCTTTGCATACAAGGAAGATCTCCTAGATTTTGCCACATATGATGGTGAAGACCATCCTGCACATAAGCTTTTACTCGACCCATTAAATTACTCATCCATCGAGAGTAACCTCATCTTTGTTGGCTTAGTCGGGTTAAGG GACCCCCCACGAGAGGAGGTTCACAAAGCAATTGAGGATTGCAAGCAAGCTGGCATAAGGGTGATCGTAATCACTGGAGATAACAAAGCAACAGCAGAGGCTATCTGCCGTGAAATAGGTGTTTTCAGTGCAGAAGAAGACATCAGCACAAAAAGCTTCACAGGAAGAGACTTTATGTCTCTCCCTGATAAAAAGTCTAAATTAAGGCAAAAAGGCGGGCTTCTTTTCTCACGGGCTGAACCAAAGCACAAACAAGAGATTGTGAGGCTTCTTAAAGAGGATGGTGAGGTCGTTGCAATGACTGGCGATGGGGTGAATGATGCCCCTGCTTTGAAGTTGGCTGATATTGGTATTGCAATGGGCATTGCGGGGACTGAG GTTGCAAAGGAAGCTTCGGATATGGTGCTAGCAGATGATAATTTCAGTACAATCGTTGCTGCTGTCAGTGAAGGAAGATCCATATACAACAACATGAAAGCCTTCATAAG GTACATGATCTCGTCGAATATCGGAGAAGTGGCTTCCATTTTCCTCACAGCAGCTTTAGGGATTCCGGAAGGGCTTATTCCAGTCCAGCTTCTGTGGGTCAATCTTGTCACAGATGGCCCTCCTGCGACTGCTTTGGGATTTAACCCACCAGATGGAGACATTATGAAGAAGCCCCCTCGCAGGAGTGACGATTCATTGATCAGTGCGTGGGTCTTATTCCGTTACACG GTCATTGGCCTGTATGTTGGTATAGCAACTGTCGGCGCCTTCGTCATCTGGTACACTCACGCATCCTTCTTAGGAATTGACCTAAGCGCCGATGGCCACACCCTCGTGAGCTATTCTCAACTCTCCAACTGGGCCCAGTGCCCCACGTGGGAGAACTTCGAAGTCTCCCCCTTCACCGCCGGTGACCGCACTTTCTCCTTCGACTCGAACCCCTGTGACTACTTTAAATCTGGTAAAGTGAAGGccaccactctctctctctctgtcttaGTGGCTATCGAGATGTTCAATTCATTGAACGCTTTGTCTGAAGACACGAGCCTACTTACTATGCCTCCTTGGGTCAATCCATGGCTTCTTCTGGCAATGTCGGTTTCGTTCGGTTTGCACTTTTTGATACTATACATACCGTTCTTTGCAAAAGTGTTTGGGATCGTGCCACTTAACTTCAGTGAATGGTTATTGGTATTGGTGGTCGCCTTCCCAGTGGTCCTCATTGACGAAGTGCTTAAGTTCATTGGGCGTCGCACAGGCACCTCGGGGATCAAGAGCCTATCTCAAAAGCAAAAAGGTGACTAG
- the LOC109728193 gene encoding histone H4 codes for MSGRGKGGKGLGKGGAKRHRKVLRDNIQGITKPAIRRLARRGGVKRISGLIYEETRGVLKIFLENVIRDAVTYTEHARRKTVTAMDVVYALKRQGRTLYGFGG; via the coding sequence atgtCGGGGCGGGGGAAGGGGGGGAAGGGGTTGGGGAAGGGCGGGGCGAAGCGGCACCGGAAGGTGCTCCGCGACAACATCCAGGGGATCACGAAGCCGGCGATCCGGCGCCtggcgcggcgcggcggcgtgAAGCGGATCAGCGGGCTGATCTACGAGGAGACGCGCGGCGTGCTGAAGATCTTCCTGGAGAACGTCATCCGCGACGCCGTCACCTACACCGAGCACGCCCGCCGCAAGACCGTCACCGCCATGGACGTCGTCTACGCCCTCAAGCGCCAGGGCCGCACCCTCTACGGCTTCGGCGGCTAG
- the LOC109727793 gene encoding protein NETWORKED 2A-like isoform X2, whose amino-acid sequence MLQRAASNAYSWWWASHIRTKQSKWLDNDLQEMEERVNSMIKLIEEDADSFAKKAELYFRRRPELINFVEEAYRSYKALADRYDRISGELHKANHTIATAFPDQVQYAMEDEDDDSSPKAITAIDPAKNRNDKEPPVEIPRLNLRGNKSREISPPPRKLQHRRISSQISKEKVQEEIGRLQKEILVLQTEKEFVKSSYESGLAKYWEIENKITNMQEEVSCLQDTFNASSVIEDDEARALMAARAIKSCEDTLFSLREQHKRSEQEARIESQRIEEAKQKLKALTGEEEVSAKETWSSSIEPNVEKAVYGLKGDMLELSSVCQKVKEHFEMSSEASVVELAEKIDELVDKVISLELTISSQSAQIKRLRSETDELQKRLRGLEEERMASRGDSNELADRLKQAEEELQRIQQLERSFRTEKAAVETQLNEARSGLNHLSKILQLPKQLNPELEENIIEEENKEREEVSNVQNLSKVLPEEYTEKDKLQEMNSLDEEPEDDTQEKWQQLFLNGLEGKEKILLAEYASISRNYKDTKKRLSEIEKKNQEYHSETMTQVKELKSANAMKDEEIRALRQILSSLQANFNVNLPQNIGKAEEDNDGPQTEEDIKPCHVEEPQPISTIEEKFRADIDTLLEENLDFWLRFSTSYHQIQKFQRTFKELQAEVEKLREKAQEESVSSSLASGEAVTGKGESALLHKKLRELITELQVWLEKNVLLKGELQCRFSSLCSIQEEISKMSNAEESENIVFTPYQAAKFQGEVLNMQQENNKVAKELETGLDHVRGLQAEAGRALLKLRDCFALSAGSRTSSHHHSQQHHHQHNHFRTLSTKTRIPLRTFLFGTKPKKPSIFSCMNPALQKQYSDLRAGFPR is encoded by the exons ATGTTGCAGAGAGCGGCGAGCAATGCGTATTCATGGTGGTGGGCGAGCCACATCAGGACCAAGCAATCCAAATGGCTCGACAACGACCTccaag AGATGGAGGAGAGGGTGAATTCGATGATCAAGCTCATCGAAGAGGATGCCGACTCCTTCGCCAAGAAGGCCGAACTGTACTTCAGGAGGAGACCTGAGTTGATAAACTTTGTCGAAGAAGCCTACCGATCTTACAAAGCCTTGGCCGATCGGTACGACCGGATATCGGGCGAGCTGCACAAAGCCAACCACACGATCGCGACTGCATTTCCCGACCAAGTCCAGTACGCAATGGAAGACGAGGACGACGACAGCTCCCCGAAAGCCATAACCGCAATCGATCCTGCCAAAAATCGCAACGATAAGGAACCGCCGGTTGAGATCCCTCGATTGAATTTAAGAGGTAATAAGAGCAGAGAAATTAGCCCACCCCCGAGAAAGTTGCAACATAGGCGGATAAGCTCGCAGATCAGCAAAGAGAAGGTGCAAGAAGAGATCGGCAGGCTGCAAAAGGAGATTCTGGTGCTTCAGACCGAGAAGGAATTTGTAAAAAGCTCCTACGAAAGTGGCTTGGCAAAGTATTGGGAAATAGAAAATAAGATTACTAATATGCAGGAGGAAGTTTCTTGCTTGCAAGATACTTTTAATGCGAGCTCGGTGATTGAAGATGATGAGGCTCGAGCTCTAATGGCTGCGAGAGCCATCAAATCGTGCGAGGATACATTATTTAGCTTGCGGGAACAACACAAGAGGTCAGAACAAGAAGCGAGAATCGAATCACAAAGAATTGAAGAAGCTAAGCAGAAGCTAAAGGCTCTAACAGGTGAGGAGGAGGTCTCGGCCAAAGAAACATGGTCGAGCTCTATTGAGCCCAATGTAGAAAAAGCTGTTTATGGTTTGAAGGGGGATATGTTGGAATTAAGTTCCGTTTGCCAGAAAGTAAAAGAGCATTTTGAAATGAGTTCTGAGGCTTCAGTTGTTGAACTAGCCGAAAAGATAGACGAGCTTGTTGATAAAGTTATTAGTTTGGAACTAACCATTTCTTCTCAGAGTGCGCAGATAAAGAGATTAAGGTCAGAAACTGATGAGTTGCAGAAGCGTCTGAGGGGCTTGGAGGAAGAGAGAATGGCTTCTCGTGGTGATTCTAATGAGTTGGCTGACAGGTTGAAGCAGGCGGAGGAAGAGCTGCAGAGAATTCAGCAGCTTGAGAGGAGCTTCCGGACGGAGAAAGCTGCTGTTGAAACACAGCTGAATGAAGCACGCAGTGGGCTTAATCATCTCTCGAAGATATTGCAGCTCCCTAAGCAATTAAACCCAGAATTAGAAGAAAACATTATTGAAGAGGAGAATAAGGAGCGCGAGGAGGTTTCTAATGTTCAAAATCTTTCAAAGGTACTCCCAGAGGAATACACAGAAAAGGATAAATTGCAGGAGATGAATTCATTAGATGAAGAGCCAGAGGATGATACTCAAGAGAAGTGGCAACAGTTATTTTTGAATGGCttggaaggaaaagagaagatcTTATTAGCCGAGTACGCTTCTATTTCAAGAAACTACAAAGATACGAAAAAAAGACTTTCTGAGATCGAGAAGAAAAACCAAGAATACCACTCTGAGACAATGACGCAAGTTAAAGAATTAAAGAGTGCAAATGCTATGAAGGACGAAGAGATTCGAGCTCTAAGACAAATTCTAAGTTCCTTACAAGCCAATTTTAATGTGAATTTACCTCAGAACATAGGAAAGGCTGAAGAAGACAACGATGGGCCGCAAACAGAAGAAGACATCAAGCCGTGCCATGTAGAAGAACCTCAGCCCATTTCAACGATAGAAGAGAAATTTAGGGCCGATATCGACACGCTGTTAGAAGAAAACTTGGATTTTTGGTTGAGGTTCAGCACATCATACCACCAAATCCAGAAGTTCCAAAGGACATTCAAGGAGTTGCAAGCCGAGGTGGAGAAGCTGAGGGAAAAAGCGCAGGAGGAAAGTGTTTCTTCTTCATTGGCTTCCGGAGAAGCAGTTACAGGAAAAGGGGAATCAGCCCTGCTCCACAAGAAGCTTAGAGAACTAATCACCGAGCTCCAAGTGTGGTTAGAAAAGAATGTGCTTTTGAAAGGAGAGCTTCAATGCAGGTTCTCTTCTCTGTGTAGCATACAGGAAGAGATATCCAAAATGTCGAACGCGGAAGAATCTGAGAATATAGTGTTCACTCCGTATCAAGCCGCGAAATTTCAGggcgaagtgcttaacatgCAGCAAGAGAACAACAAGGTTGCAAAGGAACTGGAAACCGGTTTGGATCATGTGAGGGGGCTTCAGGCGGAGGCCGGAAGGGCGCTGCTTAAGCTGCGCGATTGCTTCGCGCTTTCGGCTGGATCGAGAACTAGCAGCCATCATCACAGTCAACAACATCATCATCAACATAACCATTTTAGGACTTTATCGACGAAGACGAGGATACCGCTGAGGACTTTCCTCTTCGGGACGAAGCCAAAGAAGCCGTCGATATTTTCGTGCATGAATCCGGCGTTGCAGAAGCAGTACAGTGATTTGAGAGCTGGGTTTCCTAGATGA
- the LOC109728206 gene encoding glycine-rich protein A3-like has translation MGGGKEKHDGSDSSDRGFFSNIAHGLSGHPPGYNPGYPPPPGAYPPQSYPPAPAPYPPSGYPPSGYPAQGGYAPQGGYPPQGYPPYGYTPAGYPPSGGYPPAGYPGPSPSAPPQHGHGPSTGALLAGGAAAAAAAYGLHQLSHGHHHHHHQGHGMYHGYGHHGMFKHHGKFKHGKFGKHGMFGGKHGMFGGKHGMFGGKFKRWK, from the exons ATGGGGGGTGGGAAGGAAAAGCACGACGGTTCAGACAGCAGTGACAGAGGATTCTTCTCGAACATAGCACACGGACTTTCTGGACATCCGCCTGGATACAATCCTGGATATCCGCCTCCACCCGGAGCATACCCACCTCAGAGCTACCCACCAGCACCTGCTCCATATCCTCCTTCGGGATATCCTCCTTCGGGATATCCTGCTCAAGGAGGGTATGCTCCACAAGGAGGGTATCCTCCACAAGGGTACCCTCCATATGGATATACACCGGCTGGATATCCTCCTTCTGGTGGTTACCCTCCAGCCGGTTATCCTGGCCCTAGTCCATCTGCTCCTCCACAACACG GTCATGGACCAAGCACCGGTGCGCTGCTCGCTGGGGGTGCAGCGGCCGCCGCGGCTGCTTATGGGCTTCACCAGTTGTCTCAtggtcatcatcatcatcatcatcaagggCATGGCATGTACCACGGTTATGGCCATCATGGCATGTTCAAGCACCATGGCAAGTTTAAGCATGGGAAGTTTGGCAAGCATGGGATGTTCGGCGGGAAGCATGGGATGTTCGGTGGGAAGCATGGGATGTTTGGGGGCAAGTTCAAGAGGTGGAAGTGA
- the LOC109728332 gene encoding transcription factor GHD7-like has protein sequence MTILNNLQVGSLIQGVNYTLWKQMVFFGVHRLYHVAMPPLQKRIDSRNSVQVVLFNGKIMHAPTHNLFGECSSEADMGQYCGLSDGLANMPINTDNPPPPPPPPHHHHHHPFSYSSSLPSSYSLHRSYSTRSFSPPIHAHYISHPSPHHHQAAAQPSSPSSSSSTSGDYPDFNSGPFRRVFSAGDLQGMNGSPVPSENCGRDGGSVAMKAARYTAEERKERIERYRSKRHQRNFHKKITYACRKTLADSRPRVRGRFARNGDAETAEAVGNGYESFSYDNYAHQRRECSNFDSSGGGGAGWGQNSEEECCFLDEDLWVDFADVFPVNFPC, from the exons ATGACCATCTTGAACAATCTTCAAGTGGGCTCTCTCATTCAAGGGGTCAACTATACTCTTTGGAAGCAGATGGTGTTTTTCGGTGTCCACAGACTTTATCATGTTGCTATGCCCCCACTCCAAA AACGAATCGACAGCCGAAACAGCGTGCAG GTAGTCTTATTCAATGGGAAAATTATGCATGCCCCCACACATAATCTTTTTGGAGAATGTTCCTCTGAAGCCGATATGGGGCAGTATTGTGGACTTAGTGATGGGCTGGCAAACATG CCCATAAATACCGAtaaccctcctcctcctcctcctcctcctcatcatcatcatcatcatccctTCTCCTACTCCTCGTCTCTCCCCTCCTCTTACTCTCTCCACAGGAGCTACAGCACACGCTCCTTTTCACCACCGATCCATGCCCACTACATTTCCCACCCTTCCCCTCACCACCACCAAGCGGCGGCGCAGCCCTCCTccccttcgtcctcctcctccacctccggcGACTACCCCGACTTCAACTCCGGCCCCTTCCGGCGCGTCTTCAGCGCCGGCGACCTCCAG GGGATGAACGGGTCGCCGGTCCCGAGCGAGAATTGTGGCCGGGACGGGGGATCGGTCGCCATGAAAGCGGCTCGTTACACCGCGGAGGAGCGGAAGGAGAGGATCGAGCGGTACCGAAGCAAACGCCACCAACGAAATTTCCACAAGAAAATCACC TACGCATGCAGAAAGACGCTGGCCGACAGCAGGCCACGAGTGAGGGGTCGATTTGCGCGGAACGGAGATGCGGAGACGGCGGAGGCGGTCGGGAACGGCTACGAAAGCTTTAGTTACGACAACTACGCTCATCAGCGGCGTGAATGCAGCAACTTCgacagcagcggcggcggcggcgcagggtGGGGTCAAAATTCCGAGGAGGAGTGTTGTTTTCTCGATGAAGATCTTTGGGTTGACTTTGCTGATGTGTTCCCTGTCAACTTCCCCTGCTAA